In a single window of the Methanofollis ethanolicus genome:
- a CDS encoding 4Fe-4S dicluster domain-containing protein: MKLIIDETRCKGCNLCTLVCPYRIFQEGTAPNRRGIVVPTLDRPERCTNCRLQKLYGRVLCGVCQMICPDQAIRWVEEEPFEPEKVVIED, encoded by the coding sequence ATGAAGCTCATCATCGACGAGACCAGGTGCAAGGGCTGCAACCTCTGCACCCTGGTCTGCCCATACAGGATATTTCAGGAGGGCACGGCGCCGAACAGGCGGGGCATCGTGGTCCCGACCCTCGACCGTCCTGAGCGCTGTACCAACTGTCGCCTCCAGAAGCTCTACGGGCGGGTGCTCTGCGGCGTCTGCCAGATGATCTGCCCGGACCAGGCGATCCGGTGGGTCGAAGAAGAACCCTTTGAGCCTGAAAAGGTGGTGATTGAAGATTGA
- a CDS encoding ABC transporter ATP-binding protein, producing MSLSIEHVSKVFTNEMGEEVTALGDISLDVKDGEFICILGPSGCGKTTLLRIIAGLDNPTGGRAAVNEKEIAGPTPEMAMIFQEYSLYPWRTVLDNIAFGLEVQGVGKEERYVQAKKYLALVGLEDFEHSHPYELSGGMRQRVAVARALCVEPQVLLMDEPFGALDAQTRNTMQRELLEIWEKTGKTVIFVTHSVDEAVYLSDRVVVLSPRPSRVQEVIPITVPRPRDRTSVEFAQVRRYVLSLIQGGEEASQ from the coding sequence ATGAGCCTCTCCATCGAGCATGTCTCAAAGGTCTTCACCAACGAGATGGGAGAGGAAGTCACCGCACTCGGCGACATCTCCCTCGACGTGAAGGACGGCGAGTTCATCTGCATCCTCGGCCCCTCCGGCTGCGGAAAGACGACGCTCCTGCGGATCATCGCGGGGCTCGACAACCCGACAGGCGGCCGGGCGGCGGTCAACGAGAAGGAGATCGCCGGGCCGACACCCGAGATGGCGATGATCTTTCAGGAGTACTCGCTTTATCCCTGGCGCACGGTCCTCGACAACATCGCCTTCGGGCTTGAGGTGCAGGGCGTCGGGAAAGAGGAGAGGTATGTGCAGGCAAAAAAATACCTTGCCCTTGTGGGCCTCGAAGATTTCGAGCACAGCCACCCCTACGAACTCTCCGGCGGCATGCGCCAGCGCGTGGCCGTCGCGCGGGCGCTCTGCGTCGAGCCCCAGGTGCTCCTCATGGACGAGCCTTTCGGGGCCCTGGACGCCCAGACCAGAAACACGATGCAGAGAGAACTTCTTGAGATCTGGGAAAAGACCGGAAAGACGGTGATCTTCGTGACGCACAGCGTCGACGAGGCCGTCTATCTCTCCGACAGGGTTGTCGTCCTCTCCCCACGGCCTTCCCGCGTGCAGGAGGTCATCCCCATTACGGTGCCGCGGCCGCGTGACCGCACCAGTGTCGAGTTCGCGCAGGTGAGGAGGTACGTCCTCTCCCTGATCCAGGGAGGCGAAGAAGCCTCCCAGTAA
- a CDS encoding 50S ribosomal protein L16, whose amino-acid sequence MVRKPGVMYRNLAKKAYTRREYMGGVPGSKVVQYDMGDPSGSFPLEITLEVLESCQIRHSALEAARININRRLMKEVGRSNYYLKLRTYPHHVLRENKQATGAGADRVSEGMRLAFGKAVGTAARVTPGQKVFTVWTNPQYTDKAKDALKHGGYKLPAPTRVVVFE is encoded by the coding sequence ATGGTACGAAAACCAGGAGTAATGTATAGAAATCTCGCCAAGAAGGCCTACACCCGGCGAGAATATATGGGCGGTGTCCCCGGCAGCAAGGTTGTTCAGTACGATATGGGCGACCCGAGCGGTTCTTTTCCTCTTGAGATCACCCTTGAAGTGCTCGAATCCTGCCAGATCCGTCACTCCGCTCTTGAAGCGGCACGTATTAACATTAACAGGCGCCTGATGAAGGAGGTGGGACGTTCGAACTACTATCTCAAGCTCCGCACCTACCCCCACCATGTGCTTCGTGAGAACAAGCAGGCAACCGGCGCCGGTGCAGACCGTGTGTCGGAAGGTATGCGTCTTGCATTTGGCAAGGCCGTCGGCACTGCCGCCCGTGTCACCCCGGGCCAGAAGGTCTTCACCGTCTGGACCAACCCGCAGTACACGGACAAGGCAAAGGATGCCCTCAAGCACGGCGGGTACAAGCTCCCTGCGCCGACCCGCGTGGTTGTCTTCGAGTGA
- a CDS encoding ABC transporter permease, with product MKTTESAKRKRTGTVFLGRRALGAVLPILLIIGWEIAAILIDSEFILPRVESVLAILTAPTVDILGSGSLIDNALLSIERVLLGFGLAAAVGIPIGIVMGYWRGAETFLDPTIQIFRPIPPLAWIPLALAWFKTGLVSMTFIIFIGAVFPVLLNTVDGVKSVNRTWVESAYTFGASQAQILRKVIFPASLPTIWTGLRVGFGIAWMCVVAAEMLPGTTSGLGYLIMYAYNWGQSQVIIAGMIVIGLIGLGIDGLFRAIENREFRWRGMVR from the coding sequence ATGAAGACAACGGAATCGGCGAAGAGAAAACGTACAGGAACAGTGTTTCTTGGGAGGAGGGCCCTCGGGGCCGTCCTTCCCATTTTACTCATCATCGGCTGGGAGATTGCAGCGATTCTTATCGACAGCGAGTTCATCCTGCCGCGGGTGGAGTCGGTGCTCGCCATCCTCACCGCCCCAACCGTTGACATCCTGGGCAGCGGGAGCCTCATCGACAACGCGCTCCTCTCCATTGAGCGCGTCCTCCTGGGCTTCGGCCTTGCGGCGGCCGTCGGCATCCCGATCGGCATCGTGATGGGCTACTGGAGAGGGGCCGAGACCTTCCTCGACCCGACAATCCAGATCTTCCGCCCGATCCCGCCGCTTGCGTGGATCCCGCTCGCCCTTGCATGGTTCAAGACCGGGCTCGTCTCGATGACCTTCATCATCTTCATCGGTGCGGTCTTCCCCGTCCTGCTCAACACAGTTGACGGGGTCAAGTCGGTGAACAGGACCTGGGTCGAGTCGGCGTACACCTTTGGTGCGAGCCAGGCCCAGATCCTCAGGAAGGTCATCTTTCCGGCGTCCCTGCCCACGATCTGGACCGGCCTCCGGGTCGGCTTCGGGATCGCGTGGATGTGTGTCGTTGCAGCCGAGATGCTCCCCGGAACGACCTCAGGTCTCGGGTACCTCATCATGTACGCCTACAACTGGGGCCAGTCCCAGGTGATCATCGCGGGCATGATCGTTATCGGCCTGATCGGCCTCGGCATCGACGGGCTTTTCAGGGCCATTGAAAACAGAGAGTTCAGGTGGAGGGGGATGGTCAGATGA
- a CDS encoding FumA C-terminus/TtdB family hydratase beta subunit — protein sequence MIHLTTPLSDEVLELRAGDAVTLSGTVYTARDEAHQRMMEEGIPFDPAGAAVYHCGPVIGAGRVIAAGPTTSARMNRLSGFILDAGVRALIGKGGMGPEVREQLRGRGVYLAFTGGCAALAAARMTLKGVYFDDLGMAEAVWEIELDHLPLIVGIDAHGGDLFGDVDRKAKIQFERRFNT from the coding sequence ATGATCCACCTCACGACACCCCTCAGCGACGAGGTGCTCGAACTCCGCGCCGGCGACGCTGTCACCCTTTCCGGGACCGTGTACACGGCACGGGACGAGGCGCACCAGAGAATGATGGAGGAGGGCATCCCCTTCGACCCGGCGGGCGCCGCGGTCTATCACTGCGGCCCGGTGATCGGGGCGGGCCGGGTCATCGCCGCAGGCCCGACCACCTCGGCACGGATGAACCGCCTCTCCGGCTTCATCCTGGATGCAGGCGTGCGCGCCCTCATCGGCAAGGGAGGCATGGGGCCGGAGGTGCGGGAACAGTTGCGGGGCCGTGGCGTGTACCTCGCCTTCACCGGCGGGTGCGCCGCCCTCGCCGCCGCCCGTATGACCCTGAAAGGCGTCTATTTCGATGACCTCGGCATGGCCGAGGCCGTCTGGGAGATCGAACTCGACCACCTCCCTCTGATCGTCGGGATCGACGCCCACGGCGGCGACCTCTTTGGCGACGTTGACCGGAAGGCAAAAATACAATTTGAACGGCGGTTCAATACATAA
- a CDS encoding fumarate hydratase has product MIERAASGLSGAVASATYSAFLEAETSIPTDVRRALRRARDREQSATARTQFENIEENIRYAEEHGLPICQDTGVPVVYLTIPPTVPFTRDLFDAVAEGVKRATREVPLRPNVVDPLSRENSGDNTGAGMPAVHVMPGDDLTVTVLPKGAGAENCSRIAMLLPSEAGEIARFVAETVLIAGGRPCPPVVLGVGIGSTFDGAAALAKEALLLPIDEMTSFEQEICDAVNALGIGPMGLGGDTTALAVKVKTGACHTASLPVAVNVQCWACRRSTRRVEVAE; this is encoded by the coding sequence ATGATAGAGAGAGCGGCATCCGGCCTTTCCGGGGCAGTCGCATCTGCTACCTATTCTGCGTTCCTGGAAGCCGAAACATCGATTCCGACAGACGTACGGCGCGCCCTCAGACGAGCCCGCGACCGGGAACAGAGTGCAACCGCCCGCACCCAGTTTGAGAACATCGAGGAGAACATCAGGTATGCGGAGGAGCACGGCCTGCCGATATGCCAGGACACCGGCGTCCCGGTCGTCTATCTCACCATACCGCCGACCGTGCCCTTCACTCGCGACCTCTTCGACGCGGTCGCGGAGGGAGTGAAGAGGGCGACACGCGAGGTCCCGCTCAGGCCGAACGTCGTCGACCCCCTCTCCCGGGAGAACAGCGGCGACAACACAGGCGCAGGGATGCCCGCCGTCCATGTGATGCCCGGCGACGACCTGACCGTCACCGTCCTCCCGAAGGGGGCCGGCGCGGAGAACTGTTCCCGGATTGCGATGCTCCTCCCCTCCGAGGCCGGGGAGATCGCACGGTTCGTCGCCGAGACTGTGCTCATCGCCGGCGGCCGCCCCTGCCCTCCTGTCGTCCTCGGCGTCGGCATCGGGTCAACCTTCGACGGTGCTGCGGCGCTTGCGAAGGAGGCGCTCCTCCTGCCCATCGACGAGATGACCTCGTTCGAGCAGGAGATCTGCGACGCCGTCAACGCCCTCGGCATCGGTCCGATGGGCCTTGGCGGGGACACGACGGCCCTCGCGGTGAAGGTGAAGACTGGGGCCTGCCACACTGCGTCCCTGCCCGTGGCGGTCAATGTGCAGTGCTGGGCATGCCGGCGGTCGACCCGCCGCGTGGAGGTGGCGGAATGA